The Bombus affinis isolate iyBomAffi1 chromosome 17, iyBomAffi1.2, whole genome shotgun sequence genome includes a region encoding these proteins:
- the LOC126926283 gene encoding fatty acyl-CoA reductase 1-like, which translates to MDTINKETSENVTDEGLNKIISLEEFYAGSQILVTGATGFVGICLLEKLMRVCPRVAAIFILIRPKNNETVEQRFKKLIDDPIYDVIKAKHPTALSRVYPMKGDVSLPDLGLSREDRNLLLEKVNIVFHAAATVRFNEPLHVAVNVNTKGTLRVIELWNELKHPISFVHVSTAFSNANLHEIEEKVYTTSLKPSEVIDMCDKFDETSINQIEKKILKTYPNTYTFSKNLAEQIVASKCKDLPVAIVRPSVIGASLEEPCPGWIQNISAVTGTFLLIGKGFATAVRGRRDTNLDVVPVDFVVDMIICTAWHVTLHRDHEVKVYNCTSNAYPFKFGPMIDAMVKCSIDTPLNDTLWYPGCSVVANRYIYNVLSVIPRVFPAFAIDIFLRLRGSKPM; encoded by the exons ATGGATACAATTAATAAAGAAACGAGTGAAAATGTGACCGATGAAGGACTGAATAAGATAATTTCTCTCGAGGAATTCTACGCCGGTAGTCAGATCCTTGTAACTGGGGCAACCGGATTCGTAGGAATATGTCTTTTGGAAAAACTGATGCGCGTGTGTCCACGCGTCGCTGCTATTTTTATACTAATTCGTCCAAAAAATAACGAAACGGTAGAACAACGATTTAAGAAGCTGATAGATGATCCC ATCTACGATGTCATCAAAGCAAAACACCCCACGGCTTTGAGCAGAGTTTATCCCATGAAAGGTGATGTGAGTCTGCCGGATTTAGGTCTTTCGCGAGAAGATAGAAATCTGTTGTTAGAGAAAGTAAACATAGTGTTTCACGCCGCGGCCACTGTGAGATTCAATGAGCCGTTACACGTGGCTGTTAATGTCAATACGAAGGGTACTCTTCGTGTCATCGAGCTTTGGAACGAACTAAAGCATCCGATTAGCTTCGTCCACGTCAGCACAGCCTTTAGTAATGCGAATCTACATGAGATTGAGGAAAAAGTTTATAC CACGAGCTTGAAACCTTCAGAGGTGATCGATATGTGTgacaaattcgacgaaacgtcgATCAaccaaatagaaaaaaagattttaaaaactTATCCAAACACATACACATTCAGTAAGAATTTAGCAGAGCAAATTGTAGCAAGCAAGTGCAAAGATCTGCCAGTTGCGATAGTACGGCCAAGCGTAATTGGTGCCTCTTTGGAAGAACCATGTCCTGGTTGGATACAGAATATTTCTGCAGTTACAG GTACCTTTCTGCTAATCGGCAAAGGATTTGCAACAGCGGTACGGGGTAGGAGAGATACAAACTTGGATGTGGTGCCTGTCGATTTCGTAGTCGACATGATAATATGTACTGCATGGCATGTCACGCTGCATCGTGATCACGAAGTTAAAGTATACAACTGCACGAGTAACGCATACCCttttaa GTTTGGCCCGATGATAGATGCTATGGTAAAATGTAGTATAGATACCCCACTGAACGATACGCTATGGTATCCAGGTTGTTCAGTCGTAGCTAATAGATATATTTACAACGTTCTGAGTGTAATTCCGCGTGTTTTTCCTGCCTTCGctatagatatatttttaagaCTCCGAGGTAGTAAACCAATGTAA
- the LOC126926299 gene encoding putative fatty acyl-CoA reductase CG5065, which yields MMKLLRNNNKLFASFAFFTTHEWTFQRDNCSDLARKATMLHDSDMVKLDLRDMNWEKYVEVYQMGIKKFILKEEFKSTSRQRLSRLYWIHQITKMSSIMILLLIIYCIVY from the exons ATGATGAAACTTCTCAGAAATAACAATAAACTGTTCGCATCATTTGCATTTTTCACCACACACGAATGGACTTTCCAAAGGGATAACTGTTCCGACTTGGCGAGGAAGGCGACAATGTTACACGACAGCGATATGGTGAAACTAGATTTACGGGATATGAATTGGGAGAAGTATGTTGAAGTTTACCAGATGggaattaagaaatttattctGAAAGAAGAGTTTAAGTCAACATCCCGACAACGATTATCAAG GTTGTACTGGATACATCAGATCACCAAAATGTCCAGTATAATGATCTTACTACTGATAATATACTGTATCGTGTACTAA